A genomic window from Agreia sp. COWG includes:
- the obgE gene encoding GTPase ObgE: protein MATFVDHVTLHLRAGNGGNGCVSVKREKFKPLAGPDGGNGGNGGDIVLVADPGVTTLLGFHRSPHRRSDNGGPGMGDHRSGTNGEELVLSVPIGTLVKDADGTELADMTDPGMRVVVAEAGQGGLGNAALSNTKRKAPGFALLGTLGFEGDVRLELKVVADVALVGYPSAGKSSLVAALSAAKPKIADYPFTTLHPNLGVVQAGETRYTIADVPGLIEGASEGKGLGLEFLRHVERCTALLHVLDCATLEPGRDPISDLDIILTELAAYPVPDGQIPLLERPQLIALNKIDVPEGRELADFVTAELEARGYRVFEISTVSHEGLRQLSFALGELVEEGRQALINAPAKPRIVMRPRAVDEASFVVRVEGGSNGNIYRILGTKPERWVQQTDFTNEEAIGFLADRLAKLGVEDQLFKKGAQAGSTVIIGLDNGVVFDWEPTMTSTAELVTAPRGLDPRLLKDGRRTSNQRREEYFERMDAKAEARAELVREKEAGLWREDSSEEE from the coding sequence ATGGCAACGTTTGTTGACCATGTGACACTCCACCTTCGAGCCGGCAACGGCGGTAACGGCTGTGTGTCGGTGAAGCGCGAGAAGTTCAAGCCCCTCGCGGGCCCCGACGGCGGCAACGGCGGCAACGGCGGAGACATCGTGCTTGTGGCCGATCCCGGCGTCACGACCCTCCTCGGCTTCCACCGCTCGCCGCACCGTCGCAGCGACAATGGCGGCCCGGGCATGGGAGATCACCGCAGCGGAACCAACGGCGAGGAGCTCGTGCTCAGCGTTCCCATCGGAACCCTCGTCAAAGACGCCGACGGCACCGAGCTCGCCGACATGACGGATCCCGGCATGCGAGTGGTCGTGGCGGAGGCAGGCCAGGGCGGACTCGGCAACGCCGCGCTGTCGAACACCAAGCGCAAGGCACCCGGTTTCGCCCTCCTCGGCACCCTCGGCTTCGAGGGCGATGTGCGGCTCGAGCTCAAGGTCGTCGCCGACGTAGCACTCGTCGGATACCCGTCCGCCGGCAAGTCCAGCCTGGTCGCAGCCCTCTCGGCCGCAAAGCCCAAGATCGCCGATTACCCCTTCACCACGCTGCACCCGAACCTCGGTGTCGTGCAGGCGGGGGAGACCCGGTACACGATCGCCGACGTACCCGGCCTCATCGAGGGCGCAAGCGAGGGCAAGGGCCTCGGGCTCGAGTTCCTGCGTCACGTGGAGCGTTGCACGGCGTTGCTGCACGTTCTCGACTGCGCCACCCTCGAGCCGGGTCGCGACCCCATCTCAGACCTCGACATCATCCTCACCGAGCTGGCCGCCTACCCGGTGCCCGACGGCCAGATTCCGCTACTCGAGCGCCCGCAGCTCATCGCGCTGAACAAGATCGACGTTCCCGAGGGTCGCGAACTCGCAGACTTCGTCACGGCAGAGCTCGAGGCGCGCGGCTACCGCGTGTTCGAGATCTCGACCGTGAGCCACGAGGGCCTGCGCCAGCTGTCCTTCGCCCTGGGCGAGCTCGTCGAAGAGGGCCGCCAGGCGCTCATCAACGCCCCGGCCAAGCCGCGCATCGTGATGCGTCCACGCGCCGTCGACGAGGCATCCTTCGTCGTGCGCGTCGAGGGCGGCTCCAACGGCAACATCTACCGCATCCTGGGTACCAAGCCCGAGCGATGGGTGCAGCAGACCGACTTCACGAACGAGGAGGCCATCGGCTTCCTCGCGGACCGCCTGGCCAAGCTCGGCGTCGAGGATCAGCTCTTCAAGAAGGGCGCGCAGGCCGGCTCCACCGTGATCATCGGCCTCGACAACGGCGTGGTGTTCGACTGGGAGCCCACCATGACCTCGACCGCCGAGCTCGTGACGGCTCCTCGAGGACTCGATCCTCGCCTACTCAAAGACGGACGCCGCACCAGCAACCAGCGTCGCGAGGAGTACTTCGAGCGTATGGACGCCAAGGCCGAGGCTCGCGCCGAGCTCGTTCGCGAGAAGGAAGCGGGACTCTGGCGCGAAGACAGCTCGGAAGAGGAGTGA
- the proB gene encoding glutamate 5-kinase, with protein MSRARLAGRGDVANARRIVVKVGSSSISGDNAGQIAPLVDALAEAHARGVEIMLVSSGAIATGMPYLQLDSRPTDLATQQAAAAVGQNVLIYRYQDSLDRYSIVAGQVLLTAGDLETATPRSNAQRAMERLLGLRILPIVNENDTVATHEIRFGDNDRLASLVAELVQADLLVLLSDVDALYTRPPLEPGAILISHVPYGDELEGVVVGDVGTGIGTGGATTKVSAARYAADNGTAVILTSTPQAAKALAGEPVGTWFDAAP; from the coding sequence GTGAGTCGGGCGCGCCTCGCGGGCCGAGGCGACGTCGCGAACGCTCGCCGCATCGTCGTCAAGGTCGGCTCCTCGTCGATCTCCGGTGACAACGCCGGCCAGATCGCACCCCTGGTCGATGCCCTCGCCGAGGCGCACGCGAGGGGAGTCGAGATCATGCTCGTCTCCTCGGGCGCGATCGCCACGGGCATGCCCTATCTGCAGTTGGATTCCAGGCCGACAGACCTGGCGACGCAGCAGGCCGCCGCCGCCGTGGGCCAGAACGTTCTGATCTACCGCTACCAGGACAGCCTCGACCGCTATTCGATCGTGGCGGGGCAGGTGCTGCTCACCGCTGGCGATCTCGAGACGGCGACTCCACGCTCGAACGCGCAGCGGGCCATGGAGCGTTTGCTCGGCCTGCGCATCCTGCCGATCGTGAACGAGAACGACACCGTCGCCACTCACGAGATCCGTTTCGGCGACAACGACAGACTCGCCTCCCTCGTGGCGGAGCTCGTGCAGGCCGATCTGCTCGTTCTGCTCAGCGACGTCGACGCCCTCTACACGCGGCCACCGCTCGAACCGGGCGCCATCCTCATCTCGCACGTGCCTTACGGCGACGAGCTCGAGGGCGTCGTGGTCGGCGACGTCGGAACCGGTATCGGAACCGGGGGAGCGACCACCAAGGTCTCTGCAGCCCGCTACGCGGCCGACAACGGCACCGCCGTGATCCTCACATCGACCCCTCAGGCCGCCAAGGCGCTGGCGGGAGAGCCCGTGGGCACCTGGTTCGACGCGGCCCCCTGA
- a CDS encoding glutamate-5-semialdehyde dehydrogenase yields the protein MPEQTQSETAFIEKLDAGRTAARSLASATTLVKNRALTAIAAELRGHVDVIIAANEVDLANGRQNGLSEGMLDRLTLDVGRIDSLAEATEDLVGLVDPIGETVRGRSLPNGLRIDEVRVPFGVVGAIYEARPNVTIDIAALAIKSGNAVVLRGGSAAENTNRVLVGLLQNALAAAGLPRDAAQTIDEFGREGAGRLMTARGYVDVLIPRGSAALINRVVTESTVPVIETGAGVVHVFLDESADLAMATAIVHNSKVQRPSVCNALETLLVHEAAAERLLPGVLAELRASGVTIHGDRRTRQIFADSVEATEEDWATEYMTLDLAVKVVADVGEAMRHIRLYSTHHTESIVTNDLANAERFLREVDSAAVMVNASTRFTDGGEFGFGAEVGISTQKLHARGPMGLPELTSTKWLVRGSGQVRA from the coding sequence ATGCCCGAGCAGACTCAGAGCGAGACCGCGTTCATCGAGAAACTGGATGCCGGACGGACCGCCGCGCGCAGCCTCGCGTCGGCCACGACACTCGTCAAGAACCGCGCGCTGACGGCGATCGCGGCCGAGCTCCGCGGCCACGTCGATGTGATCATCGCCGCCAATGAAGTGGACCTCGCCAACGGACGTCAGAACGGCCTCTCAGAGGGCATGCTCGACCGCCTGACACTCGATGTCGGTCGCATCGACTCTCTCGCAGAGGCGACGGAAGACCTCGTGGGCCTCGTCGACCCTATCGGCGAGACGGTGCGCGGGCGCTCACTGCCGAACGGCCTGCGCATCGATGAGGTGCGCGTTCCCTTCGGGGTCGTCGGCGCCATCTACGAGGCGCGCCCGAACGTGACCATCGATATCGCCGCCCTGGCCATCAAGAGCGGGAACGCGGTGGTGCTTCGCGGGGGATCCGCCGCGGAGAACACCAACAGGGTGCTCGTCGGGCTGCTCCAGAACGCCCTTGCGGCGGCGGGACTCCCGCGAGACGCGGCACAGACCATCGACGAGTTCGGCAGAGAGGGAGCCGGCCGTCTCATGACGGCGCGCGGTTATGTCGACGTTCTCATTCCCCGCGGCAGCGCTGCGCTCATCAACAGGGTGGTCACCGAATCCACCGTCCCGGTCATCGAGACCGGGGCCGGGGTGGTGCACGTCTTTTTGGACGAGAGCGCCGATCTGGCCATGGCCACAGCGATCGTGCACAACTCCAAGGTGCAGCGCCCGAGCGTGTGTAACGCACTGGAGACGCTGCTGGTGCACGAGGCCGCGGCAGAACGCCTCCTGCCCGGTGTGCTGGCCGAGCTGCGCGCATCCGGCGTCACGATTCACGGGGATCGGCGCACGCGTCAGATCTTCGCCGACTCGGTCGAGGCCACCGAAGAGGACTGGGCGACGGAGTACATGACCCTCGACCTGGCCGTGAAGGTGGTGGCCGATGTCGGCGAGGCGATGCGGCACATCCGGCTGTATTCGACCCACCACACCGAGTCGATCGTCACCAACGACCTGGCGAACGCTGAGCGGTTTCTGCGGGAGGTCGACTCTGCCGCGGTGATGGTGAACGCGTCGACGCGGTTCACCGACGGGGGAGAGTTCGGCTTCGGCGCCGAGGTCGGCATCTCGACGCAGAAGCTGCACGCGCGCGGTCCTATGGGCCTTCCTGAGCTCACCAGTACCAAATGGCTGGTGCGCGGAAGCGGACAGGTCCGCGCTTAG
- the nadD gene encoding nicotinate-nucleotide adenylyltransferase — protein sequence MGGTFDPIHHGHLVAASEVAQSFDLDEVVFVPTGQPWQKKVVTSAEHRYLMTVIATASNPRFTVSRVDIDRVGDTYTIDTLRDLHEQRPDADLFFISGADAIAQILGWKNADELWSLAHFVAVSRPGHPLSISALPHEDVSYLEVPALAISSTDIRGRVGRGFPVWYLVPDGVVQYITKHHLYRSIE from the coding sequence ATGGGTGGCACGTTCGACCCCATCCACCACGGTCACCTCGTGGCGGCCAGCGAGGTCGCCCAGTCTTTCGACCTCGATGAGGTCGTCTTCGTTCCCACCGGGCAACCGTGGCAGAAGAAGGTCGTCACCTCGGCCGAGCACCGTTATCTCATGACGGTGATCGCCACGGCGTCGAATCCCCGCTTCACGGTCAGCCGTGTCGACATCGATCGTGTCGGCGACACGTACACGATCGACACCCTGCGCGACCTGCATGAACAGCGACCGGATGCCGATCTGTTCTTCATCTCGGGTGCCGATGCTATCGCTCAGATCCTCGGCTGGAAGAACGCCGACGAATTGTGGTCGCTGGCCCACTTCGTGGCGGTGTCCAGGCCGGGACATCCGCTGTCCATTAGCGCTTTACCGCATGAAGACGTAAGCTATTTGGAAGTTCCGGCTCTAGCGATATCGTCTACTGACATACGCGGCCGGGTGGGCCGGGGTTTTCCGGTGTGGTACTTGGTACCCGACGGTGTCGTACAGTACATCACCAAGCACCATCTATATCGGAGTATTGAATGA
- the rsfS gene encoding ribosome silencing factor produces MTASERSIELTQVAALAADSKQASDLVALDVSGPLPLADIFFLASGRNERNVVAIAEEIIDKLGEQGVKILRREGLSEGRWALLDFGDIVVHVFHEEDRMYYSLERLWKDCPVVPIDVPSSSEANA; encoded by the coding sequence ATGACAGCTTCCGAGCGCTCCATCGAACTTACCCAGGTCGCGGCTCTGGCCGCCGACTCCAAGCAGGCCTCCGACCTCGTCGCCCTCGACGTTTCCGGACCGCTGCCGCTTGCCGACATCTTCTTCCTCGCCTCAGGTCGTAACGAGCGCAACGTCGTCGCCATCGCCGAGGAGATCATCGACAAGCTCGGCGAGCAGGGTGTGAAGATTCTGCGCCGTGAGGGTCTCTCGGAGGGCCGTTGGGCACTCCTCGACTTCGGCGACATCGTGGTGCACGTGTTCCACGAGGAAGACCGCATGTACTACTCGCTCGAGCGCCTCTGGAAGGACTGTCCCGTCGTTCCCATCGACGTGCCGTCGTCGAGCGAGGCGAACGCCTGA
- a CDS encoding TetR/AcrR family transcriptional regulator — protein MNESAISDRRQQRRVETASRLTAVSRRLTASRGLNGFTVEELCNEVGVSRRTFFNYFPSKEDAVIGMDPHDEAQWFSDGFEARGSRGWPVVIDDLLELAIQHFGALQGTPEEHADFFAAIDREPRLLKRFIGVSKERERQVVELVARREAVDATDLRAVAVVNILFALVRTGGERIHASGDTADFAAILTDSLAAARLVLGEDTTRKAQS, from the coding sequence ATGAATGAGAGTGCAATATCTGATCGGCGCCAGCAGCGCAGGGTCGAGACTGCATCCAGGCTCACCGCGGTGTCCCGCCGGTTGACCGCGAGTCGGGGTCTCAATGGCTTCACGGTCGAGGAGCTCTGCAACGAGGTCGGCGTATCGCGGCGCACGTTCTTCAACTACTTCCCGTCGAAGGAGGATGCCGTCATCGGCATGGATCCGCACGACGAGGCTCAGTGGTTCAGCGATGGATTCGAGGCCAGGGGATCGCGCGGCTGGCCCGTCGTGATCGACGATCTGCTCGAGCTGGCCATCCAGCACTTCGGCGCCCTGCAGGGCACGCCCGAGGAGCACGCAGACTTCTTCGCCGCCATCGATCGAGAGCCCAGGCTCCTCAAGCGATTCATCGGCGTGAGCAAAGAGCGCGAACGCCAGGTCGTCGAGCTCGTCGCTCGACGCGAGGCCGTCGATGCCACCGACCTCAGGGCCGTCGCCGTCGTCAACATCCTGTTCGCTCTGGTGCGCACAGGCGGGGAGCGCATCCACGCCTCCGGCGACACCGCCGACTTCGCCGCCATCCTCACCGACTCCCTCGCCGCGGCACGCCTCGTGCTGGGCGAAGACACCACCCGAAAGGCACAATCATGA
- a CDS encoding MDR family MFS transporter — protein MTTTTEGPLLLTKRRIWIIFGALIAGMLLSSLDQTIVSTAMPTIVGQLGGVEHQVWVTTAYLLATTIVMPVYGKFGDVLGRRNLFLIAIALFTIASVGCAFAGDFTQLVVFRALQGLGGGGLMILSQAIIADIVPASERGKYLGPLGAVFGLSAVGGPLLGGFFVDHLTWQWAFYINIPVGIAAFAIAWFTLKLPSKKATQPIDILGVVFLSAFTTCLIFFTDFGGDKDHGWGSVVTWMFGAGMVLAAIVFVLVEARAKDPIIPLALFKNPTFVNATLIGLTLGLGMFSAIGFVPTFLQMSSGTSAAASGLLMLPMMVGLIGASILSGVAISKTGRYRMFPIAGTLLVALAMVAMTTLTAQTPIWLICVFLFVFGTGIGLIIQVVVLVAQNSVNPTMVGTATSTNNYFREVGASLGVAVFGTIFTSRLTENLTSVFTTAGASASDAASATSTLDPQTLNQLPDGVRDGVVAAYADALAPVFWYLLPFIGLAFVLSLLLKQIALSDVAGLVARGEAIGGDEAEQLEAAERSGRRADAGGSVADPATKTPVSSGDRDSA, from the coding sequence ATGACGACCACCACAGAGGGGCCGCTGCTTCTGACGAAGAGGCGCATCTGGATCATCTTCGGCGCGCTCATCGCGGGCATGCTGCTCTCGAGCCTCGACCAGACCATCGTGTCGACCGCCATGCCCACCATCGTGGGGCAGCTCGGTGGCGTGGAGCACCAGGTGTGGGTGACGACCGCCTACCTTTTGGCCACCACCATCGTGATGCCGGTCTACGGCAAGTTCGGCGACGTGCTCGGCCGGCGCAACCTGTTTCTCATCGCCATCGCGCTCTTCACGATCGCCTCGGTCGGCTGCGCGTTCGCCGGTGACTTCACCCAGCTCGTCGTCTTCCGCGCCCTGCAGGGCCTCGGTGGCGGCGGGTTGATGATCCTGTCCCAGGCGATCATCGCCGACATCGTGCCGGCCTCTGAGCGCGGAAAGTACCTCGGCCCGCTCGGCGCCGTGTTCGGCCTCTCCGCGGTCGGAGGGCCCCTGCTGGGTGGCTTCTTCGTCGATCACCTCACGTGGCAGTGGGCGTTCTACATCAACATCCCGGTGGGCATCGCGGCGTTCGCCATCGCCTGGTTCACCCTGAAGCTGCCGAGCAAGAAGGCCACTCAGCCCATCGACATCCTCGGTGTGGTGTTCCTCTCTGCCTTCACCACCTGCCTGATCTTCTTCACCGACTTCGGCGGAGACAAGGATCACGGCTGGGGCTCGGTCGTGACCTGGATGTTCGGGGCCGGCATGGTGCTCGCGGCCATCGTCTTCGTTCTGGTCGAGGCCAGGGCGAAAGATCCGATCATCCCGCTCGCTTTGTTCAAAAACCCCACGTTCGTGAACGCCACGCTCATCGGCCTCACACTCGGCCTCGGCATGTTCAGCGCGATCGGCTTCGTTCCGACATTCCTGCAGATGTCGTCGGGAACGTCGGCGGCGGCATCCGGCCTTCTCATGCTGCCCATGATGGTGGGCCTCATCGGCGCCTCGATCCTGTCGGGTGTCGCCATCAGCAAGACCGGCCGCTACCGCATGTTCCCCATCGCCGGAACGCTGCTCGTTGCGCTGGCCATGGTTGCCATGACGACCCTCACGGCCCAGACGCCGATCTGGCTCATCTGCGTTTTCCTCTTCGTGTTCGGAACGGGAATCGGCCTCATCATCCAGGTGGTGGTGCTCGTCGCGCAGAATTCGGTGAATCCCACGATGGTCGGAACGGCGACCAGCACGAACAACTATTTCCGGGAGGTGGGTGCGTCGCTCGGCGTTGCGGTGTTCGGCACGATCTTCACCAGCCGCCTGACGGAGAACCTGACGTCTGTGTTCACGACGGCGGGGGCGAGCGCGTCCGACGCGGCGAGTGCCACGTCGACGCTCGACCCGCAGACGCTCAACCAGCTTCCCGACGGCGTGCGGGACGGTGTGGTCGCCGCGTATGCGGATGCCCTGGCGCCGGTGTTCTGGTACCTGCTGCCGTTCATCGGCCTGGCCTTCGTTCTGTCGCTGCTGCTCAAGCAGATCGCTCTGAGCGATGTCGCGGGACTCGTCGCGCGTGGCGAGGCCATCGGCGGCGACGAGGCGGAGCAGCTCGAGGCGGCGGAGCGTTCGGGACGACGGGCGGACGCGGGCGGTTCCGTCGCCGACCCTGCGACAAAGACGCCGGTCTCGTCAGGAGACCGAGACTCGGCCTGA
- a CDS encoding FUSC family protein, which translates to MRSLPVPRPRDLVSFGPHGGAHTVALRAGASMAIPLVTLWATGHLDLSLYATFGAFTALYGRSHSHLTRLRMQSTAGVALIATVGVGAAVGTSDARAWLIVPVTAAITAVTALLSDACEWHPPGPLFFVFAVAACASVPTDPAGIGTALLVATGSAVLSLLIGLIGYVRPSARRRPQTRFSISLRAALAKPGQASRVARLTVGVLVAGFVPTVVGVGHPYWAMVAVVAALSGPDASARLLRAGHRILGTAAGVGLAAALFAAELPPLGTIVAAVLLQMLAELFIGRNYGVTMVFVTPLALSMIQLAHSVDGGELIADRLLETIFGAAIGIAITVLWRPRSGRVSVS; encoded by the coding sequence ATGCGCTCTCTCCCGGTCCCACGCCCCCGCGACCTTGTGAGCTTCGGCCCGCACGGCGGAGCCCACACCGTCGCCCTCCGTGCCGGAGCGTCCATGGCCATCCCCCTCGTCACTCTCTGGGCGACCGGGCACCTCGATCTGTCTCTCTATGCCACGTTCGGTGCGTTCACCGCCCTGTACGGCCGGAGCCACAGCCACCTCACCCGGCTGCGCATGCAGTCGACCGCCGGGGTCGCCCTCATCGCAACGGTAGGTGTCGGCGCCGCGGTCGGCACCTCCGACGCCCGCGCCTGGCTCATCGTGCCCGTGACGGCCGCCATCACGGCTGTCACGGCTCTTCTGTCGGACGCATGCGAATGGCATCCACCCGGGCCGCTGTTCTTCGTCTTCGCGGTCGCCGCCTGCGCGTCGGTTCCCACCGACCCCGCTGGCATCGGCACGGCGCTTCTCGTCGCTACGGGCAGTGCGGTGCTGTCCCTGTTGATCGGGCTCATCGGCTACGTGAGGCCCTCCGCACGGCGCCGTCCCCAGACCCGGTTCTCCATCTCGCTGCGAGCGGCGCTGGCCAAGCCGGGCCAGGCATCCAGAGTCGCTCGACTCACGGTCGGCGTGCTCGTGGCCGGCTTCGTACCCACCGTCGTGGGCGTCGGCCACCCCTACTGGGCGATGGTCGCGGTCGTGGCCGCCCTCTCGGGGCCGGATGCCTCGGCCCGGCTCCTGCGGGCCGGCCACCGCATCCTCGGCACGGCCGCCGGCGTAGGCCTCGCGGCAGCGCTCTTCGCGGCCGAGCTGCCACCGCTCGGAACCATCGTCGCCGCCGTCCTCCTGCAGATGCTGGCCGAGCTGTTCATCGGGCGAAACTACGGGGTGACGATGGTGTTCGTCACCCCGCTGGCCCTCAGCATGATCCAGCTCGCGCATTCGGTCGACGGCGGCGAACTCATCGCTGATCGTCTGCTCGAGACGATCTTCGGCGCGGCGATCGGCATCGCCATCACCGTGCTGTGGCGCCCTCGATCAGGCCGAGTCTCGGTCTCCTGA
- a CDS encoding MarR family winged helix-turn-helix transcriptional regulator produces MRTNDAVDEIQHQWGRVRPELDLDGIAVVGRVLRSAALIVQRSDEVLARHGLSRGEFDILAALRRSGRPQSPGTLRTISLASGPATTKRLKSLAGRGLIVRAANPSDGRGVLISLTSPGIALVDEVLPVQLDAERELLAGIEPGERPAVVESLRRVLSSIEHAGSHGQN; encoded by the coding sequence ATGCGCACGAACGACGCGGTAGATGAGATTCAGCATCAGTGGGGCCGCGTGCGCCCAGAGCTGGATCTCGACGGAATCGCCGTCGTCGGCCGCGTTCTCCGCAGTGCAGCGCTGATCGTGCAGCGCAGCGACGAGGTGCTGGCCCGCCATGGGCTCAGCCGGGGCGAATTCGATATTCTGGCGGCCCTTCGCCGCTCGGGCAGGCCGCAGTCCCCGGGCACCCTGCGCACCATCTCGCTCGCGTCTGGCCCTGCGACGACGAAAAGGCTCAAGTCCCTCGCGGGCAGGGGGTTGATCGTTCGGGCGGCCAATCCGAGCGACGGGCGAGGCGTGCTCATCTCGCTCACGTCCCCTGGCATTGCGCTCGTCGACGAGGTCTTGCCCGTTCAGCTCGACGCCGAACGCGAGCTTCTCGCCGGGATCGAACCGGGGGAGCGGCCGGCCGTGGTCGAATCGCTGAGACGCGTGCTGTCGAGCATCGAACACGCCGGGTCGCACGGGCAGAACTAG
- a CDS encoding UbiA family prenyltransferase has product MIWALVRASHPGPATAVTLVTVVLAAGIGLDGPRIVLVGAAMLAGQLSIGWSNDWIDAERDIAVARADKPIASGRVTRRAVGIAAVVALAASVPLSLGLGLPAALVNLVGIASGWSYNAALKRTLASGIPYLVTFGTLPLFVTLSDEPAQPATWWALAAGAMLGFGAHFANVLPDLDDDARTGVRGLPHAIGRVPSGITAFVALATASALAAGGLTVADARVLPLAIVGLAVTVVVAVGGIAIVVRRPPTRLLFQLIIVCAIVDVVMLAIAGRAIVA; this is encoded by the coding sequence ATGATCTGGGCTCTCGTTCGCGCATCGCACCCGGGGCCCGCGACCGCGGTCACGCTCGTCACCGTCGTTCTCGCCGCGGGAATCGGTCTCGACGGGCCCCGCATCGTTCTGGTCGGTGCCGCCATGTTGGCTGGCCAGCTGTCGATCGGCTGGAGCAACGACTGGATCGATGCCGAGCGCGACATCGCGGTCGCCAGGGCCGACAAGCCCATCGCGTCCGGACGCGTGACGCGCCGCGCCGTCGGGATCGCCGCCGTCGTGGCGCTGGCGGCATCCGTGCCCCTGTCGCTCGGCCTCGGGCTGCCGGCGGCCCTCGTCAACCTCGTGGGCATCGCCTCGGGGTGGAGTTACAACGCGGCACTGAAGCGAACGCTCGCGTCCGGGATACCGTATCTCGTCACCTTCGGCACGCTGCCGCTGTTCGTGACGCTGTCGGATGAGCCGGCCCAGCCAGCCACCTGGTGGGCGCTTGCCGCCGGGGCGATGCTGGGTTTCGGCGCCCACTTCGCCAACGTGCTGCCCGATCTCGACGACGATGCCCGCACCGGGGTACGGGGGCTGCCCCACGCGATCGGGCGTGTCCCGTCCGGGATCACCGCCTTCGTCGCGCTCGCCACCGCCTCTGCGCTCGCCGCGGGGGGACTCACCGTGGCCGATGCGCGCGTTCTTCCGCTCGCGATCGTCGGACTCGCCGTAACCGTCGTGGTGGCCGTGGGAGGAATAGCGATCGTCGTTCGCAGGCCTCCCACACGGCTGCTGTTTCAGTTGATCATCGTCTGCGCGATCGTCGATGTCGTGATGCTCGCGATCGCAGGCCGCGCGATCGTGGCCTGA
- a CDS encoding disulfide bond formation protein DsbA, translated as MTSRWVDEVAGHRTLDVHWHIMSLAILNENNDVPESYRAFFPRALRYARVVATAEALHGPQALKPLYDALGRRIHLEERATDVEAVIAESLAEAGLEAELAQRAEPDENGVFEFEAELRASHSSGIDLVGEDVGTPIIAVNGVAFFGPVISPAPKGEQALALWDGVVAAASYDGFFELKRSRTREPDFS; from the coding sequence ATGACTAGCCGCTGGGTCGACGAGGTGGCGGGGCACCGCACCCTCGACGTGCATTGGCACATCATGAGCCTGGCGATACTCAACGAGAACAACGATGTGCCCGAGAGTTACAGGGCGTTCTTTCCCCGGGCGCTGCGTTATGCCCGTGTCGTCGCCACGGCCGAGGCCCTGCACGGCCCGCAGGCGCTCAAGCCTCTCTACGACGCCCTGGGCAGGCGCATCCACCTCGAGGAGCGGGCCACCGACGTCGAGGCCGTCATCGCCGAGTCGCTCGCCGAAGCGGGCCTCGAGGCCGAGCTCGCACAGCGGGCTGAGCCCGACGAGAACGGCGTCTTCGAGTTCGAGGCCGAACTGCGCGCGTCCCACTCCAGCGGCATCGACCTCGTCGGAGAAGACGTGGGCACGCCCATCATCGCCGTCAATGGCGTCGCATTCTTCGGCCCCGTCATCTCTCCCGCGCCGAAGGGCGAGCAGGCCCTGGCCTTGTGGGACGGGGTGGTCGCAGCGGCGTCGTACGACGGTTTCTTCGAGCTCAAGCGCTCGAGGACCCGCGAGCCCGACTTCTCGTAA
- a CDS encoding YceI family protein, whose amino-acid sequence MTDTISIPGYKAGTWTVDPSHSEVSFSVRHLLISKVKGKFEKFDATFTTGENPLDSSVKASAEVASINTNDENRDGHLRTNDFFDAPTHPELTFVSTGIRYEGGDFLVDGDLTIKGVTKPVTFDLEFGGFQDDLYGNYKAGLTATTKINRNDFGVNWNAPLETGGVLVGDEVTITIDLQAALQK is encoded by the coding sequence ATGACTGACACCATCTCCATCCCGGGTTACAAGGCCGGCACCTGGACCGTGGACCCCTCGCACTCCGAGGTCTCGTTCAGCGTTCGCCACCTGCTCATCAGCAAGGTCAAGGGCAAGTTCGAGAAGTTCGACGCCACGTTCACCACCGGCGAGAACCCCCTCGACTCCTCCGTCAAGGCCAGCGCCGAGGTCGCGTCGATCAACACGAACGACGAGAACCGCGACGGTCACCTGCGCACCAACGACTTCTTCGACGCCCCCACGCACCCCGAGCTCACGTTCGTTTCGACCGGTATCCGCTACGAGGGTGGCGACTTTCTGGTCGATGGCGACCTGACGATCAAGGGCGTCACCAAGCCGGTGACGTTCGACCTCGAGTTCGGCGGCTTCCAGGACGACCTGTACGGCAACTACAAGGCCGGACTCACCGCGACCACCAAGATCAACCGCAACGACTTCGGCGTGAACTGGAACGCTCCGCTCGAGACCGGTGGAGTGCTCGTCGGCGACGAGGTCACCATCACGATCGACCTGCAGGCTGCCCTGCAGAAGTAG